A region from the Nodosilinea sp. FACHB-141 genome encodes:
- a CDS encoding MFS transporter — protein MKPRHPETLGVKATLLLVSTLTVMAGATIAPSLPAMRSHFADVPNADYWVRLVLTVPALFIALGAPIAGTIIDRFGRKRWLSLSVFAYGLAGSSGFFLNDIGWILVGRLVLGLSVAGIMTTATTLVADYYLGAARAQFLGVQAAFMALGGVLFLTLGGYLADISWRFPFLIYATAWLMLPLVLLVLPEPVRVSRAEAEALAAANPEPVPWVLLITTFAIALLTQIVFYMIPVQLPFYLQQLSGANGSQSGLAIALATLAAASSSLSYQKLKARFTFTALYALAFGLMGTGYLVISQASSYGGVLVGLAIAGLGLGLFTPNMTVCLTSSTPAALRGRILGGLTTSFFFGQFISPLVSQPLSQQLGLAATYGLAGGLMLLLGAITLGVMAHWRRLGQRDRPL, from the coding sequence ATGAAACCCCGCCATCCCGAGACGTTGGGGGTGAAAGCTACCCTGCTGCTGGTCAGCACCCTGACGGTCATGGCCGGAGCCACGATCGCCCCCTCCCTGCCCGCTATGCGATCGCACTTTGCCGATGTGCCCAACGCTGACTACTGGGTGAGGCTGGTCCTGACGGTGCCAGCCCTGTTTATCGCTCTGGGCGCCCCGATCGCAGGCACGATTATCGATCGCTTTGGCCGCAAGCGCTGGCTGTCGCTGTCGGTGTTTGCCTACGGTTTGGCGGGCAGTTCGGGGTTTTTTCTAAACGATATCGGGTGGATTTTGGTCGGGCGGCTGGTGCTGGGCCTGAGCGTGGCGGGCATTATGACCACCGCTACCACCCTGGTTGCCGATTATTACCTGGGAGCCGCTCGCGCCCAGTTTTTGGGGGTGCAAGCCGCGTTTATGGCGCTGGGCGGCGTGCTGTTTCTCACCCTGGGTGGCTACCTGGCCGATATTAGCTGGCGGTTTCCGTTCTTGATCTATGCAACAGCCTGGCTGATGCTGCCGCTGGTGCTGCTGGTGCTGCCCGAACCGGTGCGGGTCAGCCGCGCTGAAGCGGAGGCCCTGGCTGCGGCCAACCCTGAACCCGTCCCCTGGGTGTTGCTGATCACGACCTTTGCGATCGCCCTGCTGACCCAAATCGTGTTTTACATGATTCCGGTGCAGCTGCCGTTCTATCTGCAGCAGCTGAGTGGTGCCAATGGGTCGCAGAGCGGGCTCGCGATCGCCCTGGCCACCCTAGCCGCTGCCAGCAGCTCGCTCAGCTACCAAAAACTCAAGGCGCGGTTCACGTTTACCGCACTCTATGCTCTGGCCTTTGGGCTGATGGGGACGGGCTACCTGGTGATCAGCCAGGCATCGAGCTATGGGGGAGTGCTGGTGGGGCTGGCGATCGCGGGCCTGGGCCTCGGCCTCTTTACCCCCAATATGACCGTTTGCCTCACGTCGTCGACCCCAGCGGCCCTGCGAGGACGAATTTTGGGCGGTCTCACCACCAGCTTTTTCTTTGGTCAGTTTATATCGCCGCTGGTGAGCCAGCCCCTCAGCCAGCAGCTGGGTTTAGCAGCTACTTACGGTCTGGCTGGGGGTCTCATGCTGCTGCTGGGAGCCATTACCTTGGGTGTAATGGCCCATTGGCGAAGGCTAGGTCAGCGCGATCGCCCCCTGTAG
- a CDS encoding SDH family Clp fold serine proteinase, which produces MNVISLFFIFLILSSLQPAIQRRLVQSRRINAIRNLEQQRGSRVILLIHRQESISLLGIPISRFINIEDSEQILRAIRLTPANVPIDLILHTPGGLVLATEQIARALLRHGAKVTVFIPHYAMSGGTMLAMAADEIVMDENAVLGPVDPQLGNVAAASILTVLEAKPPEKMDDQTLITADLARKAISQVQRFVRALLEDSNPRQKVDPANIDKIIDRLTTGQVTHDYPIAVEEATDMGLPVTVGLPLEIYSLMDLYPQPMMGRPTVQYIPLPYQSPPPLPTGQGRAQ; this is translated from the coding sequence ATGAACGTCATCAGCCTATTTTTCATCTTTTTAATTCTCTCCTCCCTTCAACCTGCCATTCAGCGGCGGCTCGTCCAGTCACGTCGGATCAACGCCATTCGCAATCTAGAGCAGCAGCGCGGCAGCCGGGTGATTTTGTTGATTCATCGCCAGGAGTCGATCAGCCTGCTGGGCATTCCCATCTCGCGGTTTATCAATATCGAAGACTCAGAGCAGATTTTGCGGGCCATTCGCCTCACCCCCGCCAACGTGCCCATTGACTTGATTTTGCACACTCCTGGGGGGCTGGTGCTGGCCACCGAGCAAATTGCCCGAGCGTTGCTGCGCCATGGGGCTAAGGTAACGGTGTTTATTCCCCACTACGCCATGAGTGGCGGCACGATGCTGGCAATGGCCGCCGACGAAATTGTGATGGATGAAAATGCGGTGCTGGGGCCGGTGGATCCTCAGTTGGGCAACGTAGCAGCCGCCAGCATTCTCACGGTGCTAGAGGCAAAACCACCCGAGAAAATGGATGATCAGACTCTCATAACGGCCGATCTAGCCCGCAAGGCAATTAGCCAGGTACAGCGATTTGTGCGAGCTCTGCTGGAAGACTCAAACCCTCGACAGAAAGTTGACCCGGCCAACATTGACAAAATTATCGATCGCCTTACCACCGGCCAAGTCACCCACGACTACCCGATCGCAGTGGAAGAGGCAACCGACATGGGGCTGCCCGTGACCGTAGGCTTGCCCCTAGAGATCTACAGCCTGATGGATCTCTATCCTCAGCCGATGATGGGCCGCCCGACAGTGCAGTACATTCCGCTGCCGTACCAGAGTCCGCCGCCGCTGCCGACCGGGCAAGGGCGAGCTCAGTAG
- the gltX gene encoding glutamate--tRNA ligase: MTVRVRLAPSPTGTLHIGTARTAVFNWLFARHEGGQFILRIEDTDEERSKSEFTDNILAGLKWLGMEWDEGPFFQSQRLDLYRQAIQTLLDKGLAYRAYDTPDELDAMRETQKARGHAPRYDNRHRDLTPDQQAAFEAEGRPAVIRFKIDDSRTITWNDMVRGPVTWQASDLGGDMVVARASSATNIGQPLYNLAVVVDDIDMAITHVIRGEDHIANTAKQILLYEALEAAVPAFAHAPLILNQTGQKLSKRDGVTSISDFQKMGFVAPALVNYMTLLGWSAPDATEQFTLAEAAKQFSFDRVNKAGAKFDWDKLDWLNSQYLHAMEPTPLLELTLPYLQDAYAIDAEADRGWLLPLVTLLGPSLTRLTDVVEQSRFFFTETVEFADDAKAQVQLDGVSPVLEGILTGLTEKSPATIDELKALVDEVTKAQGVKKGLVMKSMRAALMGALQGPDLMESWLILRQRGFDVPRLQGAIALT, encoded by the coding sequence ATGACCGTCCGCGTTCGCCTTGCCCCTAGCCCCACGGGAACTCTGCACATTGGTACCGCCCGCACCGCTGTGTTCAACTGGCTATTTGCCCGCCACGAAGGCGGCCAGTTCATTCTCCGCATCGAAGACACCGACGAAGAGCGATCCAAATCAGAATTCACCGACAACATTCTCGCCGGCCTCAAGTGGCTAGGCATGGAATGGGACGAAGGCCCCTTCTTTCAGTCCCAGCGGCTCGACCTCTATCGCCAAGCCATTCAAACCCTGCTCGACAAGGGCCTCGCCTACCGCGCCTACGACACTCCCGACGAGCTAGACGCCATGCGCGAAACCCAAAAAGCCAGGGGCCATGCTCCCCGCTACGACAACCGCCATCGTGATCTCACCCCCGACCAACAAGCAGCCTTTGAGGCCGAGGGCCGCCCAGCCGTGATTCGCTTCAAAATTGACGACAGCCGCACCATCACCTGGAACGACATGGTGCGCGGCCCCGTCACCTGGCAGGCCAGCGACCTGGGCGGCGACATGGTTGTCGCCCGCGCCTCCTCTGCCACTAACATTGGCCAGCCCCTCTACAACCTGGCCGTAGTGGTTGACGACATCGATATGGCCATCACCCACGTCATTCGCGGCGAAGACCACATCGCCAACACCGCCAAGCAAATTCTGCTCTACGAAGCCCTCGAAGCTGCCGTGCCCGCCTTTGCCCACGCACCGCTGATTCTCAACCAGACCGGGCAGAAGCTCTCCAAGCGCGACGGCGTCACCTCCATTTCTGACTTCCAAAAGATGGGCTTTGTGGCTCCGGCCCTGGTCAACTACATGACCCTGCTGGGTTGGTCAGCCCCCGACGCCACCGAACAGTTCACCCTGGCCGAAGCCGCCAAACAGTTCAGCTTCGATCGCGTCAACAAAGCCGGAGCCAAATTCGACTGGGATAAGCTCGACTGGCTCAACAGCCAGTACCTTCACGCGATGGAGCCCACTCCCCTACTAGAGCTGACGCTGCCCTACCTGCAAGACGCTTATGCCATTGATGCGGAGGCCGATCGCGGCTGGCTGTTGCCCTTAGTGACGCTCCTCGGTCCTAGCCTCACCCGACTGACAGACGTTGTGGAGCAAAGCCGCTTTTTCTTTACCGAAACCGTGGAGTTCGCTGATGACGCCAAAGCCCAGGTGCAGCTCGACGGCGTATCCCCTGTACTGGAGGGCATTCTGACCGGGCTCACCGAGAAATCTCCAGCCACGATTGACGAACTCAAGGCTTTAGTGGATGAGGTTACCAAGGCCCAGGGCGTGAAGAAAGGGCTGGTGATGAAATCGATGCGGGCGGCTCTCATGGGTGCCCTCCAAGGCCCTGACCTGATGGAGTCTTGGCTAATTCTGCGCCAGCGCGGCTTTGATGTGCCTCGTCTACAGGGGGCGATCGCGCTGACCTAG
- a CDS encoding PD40 domain-containing protein produces the protein MIQPSVAVFTTAIVAFAITAAPAADLSFATPNGLFRLEPDSGDREALLPEGDRPFNTLAWSRSGERLAIVQNYGEVYRVEPGADSPKLVFSSDCQRLPTIDLVWQLDGETLVIKQRCPAPTAGAPAELELFLSRPTGEVTAFNSLPDSPESDVFVAPDGSQIAYVTGQHIFVAGLDGSRPRRITQTPGIYGAAGSPLAWSPDGTQLAFYEGNYPFQRLNVVRADGGDRRVLTPEANFQIYRSIVLWSPDGRYIAYYRPHNPPLSNQEIIALVNVNTGETQSLTRPGFYDALSWAPNGQQLAFASGAQAGRQTLFRMDLVSQEFTALTNQPLQNILDSQWSPDGEWIAFTATPPDDSLGTQVLHRVQPDGTALSPLTALDEYVYPFAWVPTPIETNTQGLNKTP, from the coding sequence GTGATTCAACCTTCTGTGGCCGTATTCACCACCGCAATTGTGGCGTTTGCCATCACAGCAGCGCCAGCGGCAGATCTATCTTTTGCGACCCCCAATGGGCTGTTTCGTCTGGAGCCCGACAGCGGCGATCGCGAAGCCCTGCTGCCCGAGGGCGATCGCCCCTTCAATACCCTAGCCTGGTCTCGCAGCGGAGAGCGGCTAGCCATTGTTCAAAACTACGGCGAAGTCTATCGAGTTGAACCGGGTGCGGACTCCCCCAAGCTGGTGTTTTCTAGCGATTGTCAACGGCTGCCCACAATCGATCTGGTCTGGCAGCTCGATGGCGAAACCTTGGTCATTAAGCAGCGCTGCCCCGCCCCCACCGCCGGTGCCCCCGCTGAATTAGAACTGTTCCTTAGTCGCCCTACTGGAGAGGTGACAGCCTTTAATTCCTTGCCCGACAGTCCAGAGTCAGACGTTTTTGTGGCGCCCGATGGCAGCCAGATCGCCTATGTGACCGGCCAGCATATCTTCGTAGCCGGGCTGGACGGCAGTCGCCCTCGCCGCATTACCCAAACCCCTGGCATCTACGGTGCTGCTGGGAGCCCTTTGGCTTGGTCCCCCGATGGCACCCAGCTGGCCTTCTATGAGGGTAACTATCCTTTCCAGCGGCTCAATGTCGTGAGGGCTGACGGGGGCGATCGCCGCGTGCTGACGCCCGAAGCCAACTTCCAGATTTACCGCAGCATTGTGCTGTGGTCACCTGACGGTCGCTATATCGCCTACTATCGGCCCCACAACCCACCCCTCAGCAACCAAGAAATCATTGCTCTAGTCAACGTCAACACTGGGGAGACCCAATCTCTCACCCGGCCTGGTTTTTACGACGCCCTCAGCTGGGCTCCTAACGGTCAGCAGCTCGCCTTCGCCTCAGGAGCTCAAGCCGGTCGGCAAACCCTATTTCGCATGGATCTCGTCAGCCAAGAATTTACGGCTTTGACCAATCAGCCTCTGCAGAATATCCTCGACAGCCAGTGGTCCCCTGATGGCGAGTGGATCGCCTTTACGGCCACCCCGCCGGACGACTCACTAGGTACCCAGGTGCTGCACCGCGTTCAGCCCGATGGCACAGCACTGTCTCCCCTAACCGCCCTTGACGAATACGTTTATCCCTTCGCCTGGGTGCCAACCCCGATCGAGACCAACACCCAAGGCCTAAACAAGACTCCCTAG
- a CDS encoding glycosyl transferase — MPRPVLYVAITNHGFGHATRAASVAAAVKALQPEVDLVLATTAPQWLLNEYLPMDYEYRPVAFDIGVIQPDSLTMDLPATLAKLEDIQAHQQETVAAEATYLKQREVNLVLADIPPLATAIAHAADIPCWMVSNFGWDFIYRGFGPEFEPIARWIGECFGECDRLFRLPFHEPMAAFPLIEDVGLTGGTPRYEAEALRAQWNLSHPKERTVLLTFGGLSLQAIPYERLTQFPDWQFLTFEQDAPALPNLFKVPRQGYRPVDVMPLCSRIVSKPGFSTFSEACRLDLPIITITREDFAEGPVLVNGLQDYSWHRVLTPAEFFDGNWAFLTQPLDPPRTTKSISKDGNHQIAKAIVDYLSS; from the coding sequence ATGCCCCGCCCTGTGCTCTACGTGGCGATCACCAACCACGGCTTTGGTCATGCCACCCGTGCCGCCTCGGTTGCCGCTGCGGTCAAAGCGCTACAGCCCGAGGTGGATTTGGTACTGGCCACTACCGCTCCCCAATGGCTGCTCAACGAATACCTGCCGATGGACTATGAGTATCGTCCGGTAGCCTTTGATATCGGCGTGATTCAGCCCGATAGTCTCACCATGGATTTGCCAGCCACACTGGCTAAGCTTGAAGACATTCAGGCTCATCAACAAGAAACCGTGGCCGCAGAAGCCACCTACCTCAAGCAGCGCGAGGTGAATCTGGTGCTGGCTGATATTCCACCGCTGGCTACGGCGATCGCCCACGCCGCTGACATCCCCTGCTGGATGGTCAGCAACTTTGGCTGGGATTTCATCTACCGCGGCTTTGGCCCAGAGTTTGAGCCGATCGCCCGCTGGATTGGGGAATGTTTTGGTGAGTGCGATCGCCTCTTTCGCCTGCCCTTCCACGAGCCGATGGCTGCCTTCCCCCTCATAGAAGACGTCGGGCTAACTGGAGGAACCCCGCGCTATGAAGCTGAAGCATTGAGAGCACAGTGGAACCTGTCTCATCCCAAAGAACGCACGGTTCTACTGACCTTCGGCGGGTTAAGCCTCCAGGCCATTCCCTACGAGCGCCTCACCCAGTTCCCCGACTGGCAGTTTCTCACCTTTGAGCAAGACGCCCCCGCCCTGCCTAATCTGTTTAAAGTGCCTAGGCAAGGCTACCGCCCAGTGGATGTCATGCCCCTGTGCAGCCGCATAGTCTCCAAGCCAGGGTTCAGCACCTTCTCCGAAGCCTGCCGCCTCGATCTGCCCATTATTACTATCACTCGGGAAGACTTTGCGGAAGGCCCCGTGCTCGTCAACGGTCTGCAAGACTACAGCTGGCACCGAGTCCTCACCCCCGCCGAATTTTTCGACGGCAACTGGGCATTTTTAACCCAGCCCCTCGACCCACCCCGCACTACCAAATCCATCAGCAAAGACGGCAACCATCAGATCGCCAAAGCCATTGTCGATTATCTCAGTAGCTAA
- a CDS encoding DUF2237 family protein yields the protein MTTATNVLGTPLAPCCTSPMTGFYRDGCCNTGAGDMGVHVVCAQMTPEFLAFTKAQGNDLSTPMPDFQFPGLKPGGRWCLCAPRWQEALEAGVAPPVILDATHAAAIEHVSLADLKDHALQ from the coding sequence ATGACCACCGCCACCAACGTCTTGGGGACTCCCCTCGCCCCCTGCTGCACCTCGCCCATGACCGGCTTTTATCGTGATGGCTGCTGCAATACCGGCGCAGGCGATATGGGAGTTCACGTGGTGTGTGCCCAGATGACCCCCGAGTTTTTGGCTTTCACCAAGGCCCAGGGCAACGATCTCTCGACGCCGATGCCCGATTTCCAATTTCCAGGGCTCAAGCCGGGCGGTCGCTGGTGTCTCTGCGCCCCTCGCTGGCAAGAAGCCCTAGAAGCTGGGGTAGCGCCCCCAGTGATCCTCGATGCCACTCATGCTGCTGCCATCGAGCATGTTTCCCTAGCTGACCTGAAAGACCACGCTCTTCAGTAA
- a CDS encoding YkvA family protein has translation MNNAIGLFYNWYKATLRNTKYRWLLVVGTIIYLVSPIDIAPDFLPIIGWVDDGLLATLLVTELTQIALEHLNKRKQSGTSTADEPITTIDA, from the coding sequence ATGAACAATGCGATCGGCTTGTTTTACAACTGGTATAAAGCAACTCTACGCAATACCAAATACCGCTGGCTCTTGGTTGTGGGAACCATAATTTACTTGGTTTCTCCCATTGATATTGCCCCTGACTTCTTGCCAATTATTGGCTGGGTCGATGACGGTTTGTTGGCCACCCTGCTCGTCACCGAATTGACTCAAATTGCGCTGGAGCACCTCAACAAGCGTAAGCAGTCCGGCACTAGCACAGCCGATGAACCCATTACCACCATTGATGCGTAG
- the dusA gene encoding tRNA dihydrouridine(20/20a) synthase DusA, translating to MTVETRPTDQAGVATIEVLLSIAPMMDRTDRHYRYFMRQITRHTLLYTEMVTAQAILHGDRDHLLGFTPSESPLVLQVGGDDPQMLAVSARAAADFGYDAINLNVGCPSDRVRSGNFGACLMAQPGRVAEGVAAMMAASPLPVSVKHRIGIDDRDRYEDMATFVDTVAQTGCRHFTVHARKAWLQGLSPKDNRTVPPLRYGDVHRLKRDFPHLWIEINGGLTRLEQVTEQLAQVDGVMVGRAAYDNPYLFSQIDQSFFAARQDPLSRHQVAEAMLPYIDHWVRQGLKLNKITRHMLMLFAGQPGSRLWKQTLTEESSKPRAGVEVVRQALTAVQRQSEIQAQLGSLV from the coding sequence ATGACCGTAGAGACGAGACCGACGGACCAAGCCGGAGTGGCGACCATTGAGGTGCTCCTTAGCATTGCACCCATGATGGATCGCACCGATCGCCATTATCGCTACTTTATGCGGCAGATCACTCGGCACACCCTGCTCTATACCGAGATGGTGACGGCCCAGGCAATTTTGCACGGCGATCGCGACCATTTGCTGGGTTTTACCCCCAGTGAGTCGCCGCTGGTGCTGCAGGTGGGAGGTGACGATCCGCAGATGCTGGCAGTCTCGGCCCGCGCTGCCGCTGACTTTGGCTATGATGCCATCAATTTGAACGTGGGCTGCCCGAGCGATCGCGTCCGCAGCGGCAACTTTGGAGCCTGCCTGATGGCCCAGCCTGGGCGGGTCGCCGAGGGCGTTGCGGCGATGATGGCGGCCAGTCCGCTGCCGGTCAGCGTCAAGCACCGGATTGGGATCGATGATCGCGATCGCTATGAGGACATGGCCACTTTCGTGGATACCGTGGCTCAGACCGGCTGCCGCCACTTTACTGTTCACGCCCGCAAGGCCTGGCTGCAGGGGCTTAGCCCCAAAGATAACCGCACCGTGCCGCCCCTACGCTACGGCGACGTGCACCGCCTCAAACGCGACTTTCCCCACCTGTGGATTGAGATCAATGGTGGCTTGACCCGACTTGAGCAGGTGACAGAACAGCTTGCCCAGGTCGATGGGGTCATGGTTGGCCGAGCTGCCTACGACAATCCTTACCTCTTTAGCCAGATTGATCAGAGCTTTTTTGCTGCCCGCCAGGATCCCCTCAGCCGCCACCAGGTGGCCGAAGCGATGCTGCCCTACATTGACCACTGGGTGCGCCAGGGGCTGAAGCTCAACAAAATTACTCGCCACATGCTGATGCTGTTTGCAGGGCAGCCCGGCAGCCGCTTGTGGAAGCAAACACTAACCGAGGAGTCGTCAAAGCCTAGGGCCGGGGTTGAGGTTGTCCGGCAGGCTTTGACGGCGGTGCAGCGACAGAGCGAAATTCAGGCTCAGCTAGGGAGTCTTGTTTAG
- the ftsH2 gene encoding ATP-dependent zinc metalloprotease FtsH2 — MKFSWRVALLWTLPLLVIGFFLWQGAFSSAPADMGRNAANTRLTYGRFLDYLDAGRVTAVDLYDGGRTAIIEAVDPDLDNRVMRWRVDLPGNSPDLVSRLRTANISLDSHPPRNDGALVGALGNLLFPLLLIGGLFFLFRRSNGAMGGPGQAMSFGKSKARFMMEAKTGVMFDDVAGIDEAKEELEEVVTFLKKPERFTAIGARIPKGVLLVGPPGTGKTLLAKAIAGEAGVPFFSISGSEFVEMFVGVGASRVRDLFKKAKENAPCIIFIDEIDAVGRQRGAGIGGGNDEREQTLNQLLTEMDGFEGNTGIIIIAATNRADVLDSALLRPGRFDRQVMVDPPDIKGRIEILEVHARNKKLAEDISLETIARRTPGFTGADLANLLNEAAILTARRRKDGMTMAEVDDAVDRVIAGMEGTPLVDSKSKRLIAYHEIGHAIVGTLVKDHDPVQKVTLIPRGQAQGLTWFTPSEEQMLISRAQILARITGALGGRAAEDVIFGDAEVTTGAGNDLQQVSNMARQMVTRFGMSDLGPLSLESSQGEVFLGRDWLSRSEYSEEVSSRIDGQVRTIVDHCYTNAKRIMQDHRALIDRLVDLLVERETIDGDELRQIVSEYTVVPDKQQFVPQL, encoded by the coding sequence ATGAAATTTTCGTGGCGAGTAGCCTTACTGTGGACCCTGCCCCTGCTGGTAATAGGGTTTTTCTTGTGGCAAGGAGCATTTTCGTCAGCCCCGGCTGATATGGGTCGCAACGCGGCCAACACCCGCCTCACCTATGGTCGCTTTCTCGACTATCTCGATGCCGGGCGGGTGACAGCAGTAGATCTCTATGACGGCGGCAGAACGGCCATTATCGAAGCCGTTGACCCCGACCTAGACAACCGCGTCATGCGCTGGCGGGTTGACCTGCCGGGCAATTCCCCCGACCTGGTGAGCCGTCTGCGCACCGCCAACATCAGCCTCGACTCTCACCCCCCGCGCAATGATGGCGCTTTGGTGGGTGCCCTGGGCAACCTGCTGTTTCCGCTGCTGCTGATTGGCGGTTTGTTCTTTTTATTCCGCCGCTCCAACGGGGCCATGGGTGGCCCGGGCCAGGCGATGAGCTTTGGTAAGTCGAAGGCCCGCTTCATGATGGAAGCCAAGACTGGCGTCATGTTTGATGATGTGGCCGGTATTGACGAAGCCAAGGAAGAGCTGGAAGAAGTCGTTACCTTTTTGAAGAAGCCCGAGCGCTTTACCGCCATTGGCGCGCGCATTCCTAAGGGCGTGCTACTGGTAGGCCCTCCCGGTACCGGTAAAACCTTGCTGGCCAAGGCGATCGCAGGTGAAGCCGGCGTACCCTTCTTCAGCATCTCCGGTTCTGAATTTGTCGAGATGTTCGTCGGCGTCGGTGCTTCCCGCGTGCGCGACCTGTTTAAGAAGGCTAAAGAAAACGCTCCCTGCATCATCTTTATCGATGAGATTGACGCTGTCGGTCGGCAGCGGGGCGCAGGCATCGGCGGCGGCAACGATGAGCGTGAGCAAACCCTCAACCAGCTGCTCACCGAGATGGATGGTTTCGAGGGCAATACCGGCATCATCATCATTGCTGCCACTAACCGGGCAGACGTGCTCGACTCAGCGCTGCTGCGCCCCGGTCGCTTTGACCGTCAGGTGATGGTCGATCCGCCCGACATCAAAGGCCGAATCGAAATCCTCGAAGTCCACGCCCGCAATAAGAAGCTGGCCGAAGACATTTCTCTAGAGACGATCGCCCGCCGCACCCCCGGCTTTACCGGGGCTGACCTGGCCAACCTGCTCAATGAGGCCGCCATTCTCACCGCTCGCCGTCGCAAAGATGGCATGACTATGGCCGAGGTCGATGATGCCGTCGACCGCGTCATCGCTGGTATGGAGGGCACCCCCCTAGTCGACAGCAAGAGCAAGCGGCTGATTGCCTACCACGAGATTGGCCATGCGATCGTCGGCACCCTGGTCAAAGACCACGACCCCGTGCAAAAAGTTACCCTGATTCCTCGCGGTCAGGCTCAAGGTCTCACCTGGTTTACCCCCAGTGAAGAGCAGATGCTGATCTCGCGCGCTCAGATTTTGGCTCGGATTACCGGGGCACTGGGCGGTCGCGCCGCTGAAGATGTAATCTTTGGCGATGCCGAAGTCACCACCGGAGCCGGCAACGACCTCCAGCAGGTGAGCAATATGGCTCGGCAAATGGTCACTCGATTTGGCATGTCCGATCTGGGGCCGCTATCCCTCGAAAGCTCTCAGGGTGAGGTGTTCCTCGGTCGCGACTGGCTCTCTCGCTCAGAATATTCTGAGGAAGTGTCGTCTCGCATTGACGGTCAGGTGCGCACTATCGTTGACCACTGCTACACCAACGCTAAGCGCATTATGCAAGACCACCGCGCTCTGATCGATCGCCTAGTCGATCTGCTGGTCGAGCGCGAAACCATCGACGGCGACGAGCTGCGCCAGATCGTCTCTGAGTACACGGTAGTGCCTGACAAACAGCAGTTTGTGCCCCAGCTCTAG